In Campylobacter vulpis, a genomic segment contains:
- a CDS encoding single-stranded DNA-binding protein produces the protein MNNVNLIGYLGKDFEVGNTSGGKLYAKNSLAITKRWKNEKGNDESSTTWIPIVLFGKSAESASMYIKKGSQFACSGELSSSQYTDEQGNVKTTLSVIVSKFYWLGKKDKETPQAIQNPPKEPSVEYEHQAINVESEEVPF, from the coding sequence ATGAATAATGTCAATTTAATCGGCTATTTGGGCAAAGATTTTGAAGTAGGTAATACAAGTGGAGGAAAACTTTATGCAAAAAATTCTCTTGCTATCACTAAGCGTTGGAAAAATGAAAAAGGCAATGATGAAAGTAGCACGACTTGGATACCTATTGTCTTATTTGGCAAGAGTGCAGAAAGTGCTTCTATGTATATCAAAAAAGGCTCTCAATTTGCGTGTAGTGGAGAATTATCATCTAGTCAATACACCGATGAACAAGGAAATGTTAAAACAACACTAAGCGTTATCGTGTCTAAATTCTATTGGTTAGGCAAAAAAGATAAAGAAACTCCACAAGCAATACAAAATCCACCAAAAGAACCAAGCGTTGAATACGAACACCAAGCCATTAATGTGGAATCTGAAGAAGTTCCATTTTAA
- a CDS encoding type IV secretion system protein, whose translation MKKIIFNANTATREIHHTPTSGARLKSLDCNYTKEYNYNYDEFSGIHLSSFRGLDFRHKGDDLVANTPRNYIQKCKKSILILTSLLILPNLAFSAGIPVVDAAANQQMATQNAKQVAEWAKEATRWTETVSHYQKQIQAYKDELLSKTGIRDSVAFVKDIKQIYSDFAEAGENIQSFYNDVLRDPQEFLSDKGNEIFGKYTSFDRCNFDYMSQSEKNICKMDLITYAAQVETYNQASKQMDTISQTLKKLQERLVNSKDIKESTDVGNAIQLEVAKIQMVKNQVDLANASYENQRNIKKDLAMQEYSKSLQNFQNEKLTDEEIKKYFKHRDNK comes from the coding sequence ATGAAAAAAATTATTTTTAATGCAAATACAGCCACAAGGGAAATCCACCACACCCCAACAAGTGGGGCAAGACTAAAAAGCCTTGACTGTAATTACACAAAGGAGTATAATTACAACTATGATGAATTTAGTGGTATTCATCTTAGCTCCTTTAGGGGCTTAGATTTTCGCCACAAGGGTGATGACCTTGTGGCAAACACCCCACGGAATTATATCCAAAAATGTAAAAAATCTATTCTTATTCTTACTTCCTTATTAATTTTGCCTAATTTAGCATTTAGTGCAGGTATTCCTGTGGTAGATGCAGCTGCAAATCAACAAATGGCTACACAAAATGCTAAACAAGTTGCAGAGTGGGCTAAAGAAGCCACAAGATGGACTGAAACTGTATCGCACTATCAAAAACAAATCCAAGCCTATAAAGACGAACTTTTATCAAAAACAGGCATTAGAGATTCTGTGGCTTTTGTGAAAGATATAAAACAAATCTATTCAGATTTTGCGGAAGCTGGAGAAAACATTCAATCCTTTTACAATGATGTTCTAAGAGACCCACAAGAATTTTTAAGCGATAAAGGCAATGAAATTTTTGGCAAATATACAAGTTTTGATAGATGTAATTTTGACTATATGAGTCAAAGTGAAAAAAATATCTGCAAAATGGATTTAATCACCTATGCTGCTCAAGTAGAAACCTACAATCAAGCCTCAAAGCAAATGGATACCATTAGTCAAACGCTTAAAAAATTGCAAGAGCGATTAGTCAATTCAAAGGACATTAAAGAAAGCACTGATGTGGGTAATGCTATTCAACTAGAGGTTGCAAAAATACAAATGGTAAAAAATCAAGTTGATTTAGCTAATGCGAGCTATGAAAATCAAAGAAATATCAAAAAAGATTTAGCAATGCAGGAATACTCAAAATCTCTTCAAAATTTTCAAAATGAAAAACTTACAGACGAAGAAATTAAAAAGTATTTTAAACATAGAGATAACAAATGA
- a CDS encoding type IV secretion system protein, protein MNFFQTLGLSIEQIINAIRQTGTSDKIAELMVLFSIIITLVIMYKGYEVLMGKSQSPIRELTWDMAGKLLVITFALNLGGWLDLVIGAMDGIYEWAGGGAQMYQNLDEMFANTAKLANTIWDKSSGVGDSILAVVAMCLCYIGFCIAVIPTLSILIVTTFTQTLLVISAPIVFWLLVFKATRNVFTQWIGLLLSNTLVLLLVGLFLKTFMGEISGWIISFSKHTQSGAEPLGTSIFYVIASLILVIMIYSAKIFAEKVANVSMDGAMGGAMSSVLSPAGQLAMKPAGKAAGMAMNYGKAGAKLAGKGAWAVGKGLGKGGYSLAKKMYERARNEA, encoded by the coding sequence ATGAATTTTTTTCAAACTCTAGGTTTAAGTATAGAACAAATTATTAATGCCATTAGACAAACAGGAACAAGCGATAAGATTGCTGAACTTATGGTGTTGTTTTCTATCATCATCACTCTAGTCATTATGTATAAAGGCTATGAGGTGTTAATGGGTAAAAGTCAAAGTCCTATTAGAGAGCTTACTTGGGATATGGCAGGAAAGCTTTTAGTTATTACCTTTGCTTTAAATCTTGGAGGTTGGTTAGATTTAGTTATTGGTGCAATGGATGGAATTTATGAGTGGGCTGGAGGGGGAGCACAAATGTATCAAAATCTAGACGAAATGTTTGCAAACACTGCAAAATTAGCAAATACTATTTGGGATAAATCAAGTGGAGTTGGGGATTCTATTTTAGCTGTTGTAGCAATGTGTCTTTGTTATATAGGATTTTGTATTGCTGTTATTCCAACACTCTCTATCTTAATTGTTACAACTTTTACACAAACCCTGCTTGTAATTTCTGCTCCCATAGTATTTTGGCTTTTAGTCTTTAAAGCTACTAGAAATGTCTTTACACAATGGATAGGGCTTTTATTATCAAACACTCTTGTGCTTTTACTTGTTGGCTTATTTTTAAAAACCTTTATGGGAGAAATAAGCGGTTGGATTATTTCATTTTCAAAACACACACAATCAGGAGCAGAACCATTAGGAACAAGCATTTTCTATGTCATTGCTTCTTTGATACTAGTTATTATGATTTATTCTGCAAAAATCTTTGCTGAAAAAGTTGCAAATGTATCAATGGATGGTGCTATGGGTGGTGCGATGAGTTCTGTTTTAAGCCCTGCTGGTCAATTAGCTATGAAACCTGCAGGTAAGGCTGCTGGAATGGCTATGAATTATGGTAAAGCTGGTGCTAAATTAGCTGGTAAAGGTGCTTGGGCTGTGGGTAAGGGTTTAGGTAAAGGCGGTTATAGTTTAGCTAAAAAAATGTATGAAAGGGCTAGAAATGAAGCGTAA
- a CDS encoding virB8 family protein, protein MKNDFNTALDYEASFRYLIEQSNKRAWLISFVAIFIASLSLIAVVLLTPLKTIEPYVIRVDNTTGMVDILTLLDEKEITQNEALDKYFISQYIKAREGYYYELLNQDYLLTQLMSSENVANEYRALYEGDNARDQILKNSNEVSVQILSVVLGESNGVKTSTIRANITTKNLSSRGTSQATKVITLSYDYTLGKASEENRLLNPLGFKVLTYRIDNEVEK, encoded by the coding sequence ATGAAAAATGATTTTAATACAGCATTAGATTACGAAGCAAGTTTTAGATATTTGATAGAGCAAAGCAATAAAAGAGCGTGGCTTATCTCTTTTGTTGCAATCTTTATAGCCTCTCTTTCTCTTATTGCTGTTGTGTTATTAACACCTTTAAAAACCATAGAGCCTTATGTAATAAGGGTAGATAACACCACAGGTATGGTAGATATTTTAACTCTGCTTGATGAAAAAGAAATCACGCAAAATGAAGCATTGGATAAATACTTTATCTCTCAATACATTAAAGCTAGAGAGGGTTATTATTACGAGCTTTTAAACCAAGATTATTTGCTCACCCAATTAATGAGTTCAGAAAATGTTGCAAATGAGTATAGGGCTTTGTATGAGGGAGATAATGCAAGAGACCAAATTTTAAAAAACTCTAATGAAGTAAGCGTGCAAATTTTAAGTGTTGTTTTAGGAGAAAGTAACGGAGTTAAAACTTCAACAATAAGAGCAAACATTACTACAAAAAATCTATCCAGTAGAGGCACATCACAAGCTACAAAAGTCATCACCTTAAGTTATGACTACACGCTAGGAAAAGCTAGTGAAGAAAATAGATTATTAAATCCACTAGGATTTAAAGTTTTAACATACAGAATTGATAATGAGGTAGAAAAATGA